The DNA window ATGCCAGCTGATCAGGGTGAAATCTTTAGTCCACTGATTACAACAGATCAGCTTCTCCCCGTTTTCCGAATCCTCCGATTCAATCCCAAGCACGCTTCTAAACTCGCGGAATTTCTGCCACAGAAACGGCAACAGAATCTCCAGCACCAATGAAATCAACTGTTTGCCGACCATGATGATCGCCAGCTGGATGCAAAGTTCCATCAGACACCCACCAGGACTGCATTCCTCCTGCCGAAAAGTCAGTATCCGGTTGTACTTGGCCGGATAGCCAGTAAACTTTCCCTTCATAAAGGCAATGTAGAATATCGATGTGTAGTAATTGATGAACTGAAACAGATAGATCTTCAGCGTAAGGCTTTCGTTGTACTCGCTCTGCGTCCGTCGGTACTCGATATCGGTCATGTAAACCGCAACGTAGTCGTACACGTAATTCAGAACCGTCGAAACGAGCAGATTGATGACTGCTGCTGTCGCTGGGAGTAGCAGCAGCTTGGTACTGACGGCATCCGGACTGCCGTAGATGTTACGCGAAGTCATCAGTGACATGCGGTAGATGACGATGCCGAATACGGCACCGATTGCGAGGACAATCTGAGAATGAAAACGGTCAATACGAATCTCGATGGTTTTAGGGGATAACTTACAAAAAGAAATATCACCGAATAGCTGTATATGAAGCTAGGTAAGCGTTTCGTCCAGAAAGGTGGCGATGGTTCTTGCGTACCGGTGACaatgttaaaaatcgttttcTTGCTGTCTTTCAGTCTGGCAAGATATTGAGGTCGGGGTGGTTCCGCTAGCGAACAGTAATCCGTGACGCCCCAACTGTGCTGGATGGCGGAAGAGTACCGTTTCCACATTTCCAGATAGAGCGTGGCTGTAAATGATATTATAttataataatttgaaagtttatAGATTCAAACTACTCACCCCAAATCGACATAAACACCGCAAAGACGATGGTTAAGTTGTTATCGAAAATATGCGCCAACTGCGAGGTCGTACAGGTCGAATTCAGATACCAATAGTCGCACTTAGCATCGCACTGGGGACACATAACCGTTCCGCTATCGTTGCATATCTCCTGACTAATTCGATTGCTTCGGAACGTTAGTAGCCCGTAGAAAAAGCATATCAACCCTACGACTGAAGCTGAAATCAGCATGTGCGTGTAGAAACCCAACCACGCGAAGTACATGGCAACCTTCACCCCGAAGTACTCCTTGATGTGATCCAGCGGTTGATGCTTGATCCACCGTACGACGGAAGCCCACTCCTCTAGCAGCAGTGTTCGTTGGCATTCCAATTCCGGCAGATCCGGACTACCATCATGCAATGGATACGCGTCCAAATAAACGCCATCGTTCAGCAGCTTCCGCAGTCCAATGTCAAACTTTTCCTCTTCGCTATCGCTAAAATACGTCCGCTGCAAAATGAAATGAGCCACCGATATCCGAATGGTCGGTGTGAAAAAGTCCGCCTGACTGTCATCGAACAGGTACGACTTCTCCCGGCAGTACTCGTGCTGTAGGCGGTACTCTTTTTTTCGGAACTTGTCCCGATCGATTATGACGAACTTGAACAGCGGACGCCGAAACAGTCTCGCCAGCGTATCGCTCAAACTGAAATCCTTCGGCAGGATGTTCTCCTGTTCCTTCAGTTTGACGATCGGCATGTGCATCTTCATGATTTCGCAGTACCGCGAGACGACCTCCTGTGGGACGTGGATTTTGACGAAATGAATCCGCTGGGAACTTTCCAGCTCAATCTCGAGTCCCTCGTGGATCAGGTTCTGCTGGAAGATGGCTCGCTTTCGGGCTGCCAATTCGCACGGGTCCTGACCGTTGAAGGCAAGTATGAAGTCGACCACGCGACGTCCGTCCTGGAAGCGGTTCCATGTCTGCGATTTTTGTGGGAAGAGGGAAGGGGGTAAAATTAGTGAAAGAACTTTCGCAGTGCGGTTGTACGTGGCGATCTGATGAGTACCGTTCGTTAGCCTTTAAGATCAATGTTACATAATTTGCTGTACAAATTGTGTTAGGGTTATGTTAGTGGTAAAATTCAAAAGTGAAGTTCTAGTGTTAGTGCAATGGATTGCAGGGTTACTCCTGAATGCTTATCAGGTACCGTTATGGCAGGATTTTCTAGACAGGTCAGCGTAGAAACATGTGCATCTTTGCAAAGAGTTAGATAAGCTACATCGTGCGTATTGAAGTAAGACATAGATCGGGCCAAAACAAATTAAGAAAATGACAAAGGAATGGTAAAGAAATAGACTTGGTAGCCCTTAAGATGCAGTAATGTTATCTTATCAGTAATAaccaaattagttatggaatttgcatttcgacttcgtctcaccagaatccgatactaacttagtgaGCCAAATTGACGATAGCtcccaaaaacgaaaacgctatttgTGTTTCGCACAcatgactaggggtttgctcagaaacacaaatagtgttttcgtttttttgagCTAGCATCAACCCGGCaatagcttagtcctgtcactaagttaatgtcggattctaatgagacgaagtcgaaatgcaaattccataactaatttagttataggttttttgctcttcacgcgcaaggATGGTTTTAAACGATTTTCACCTTAATGGAGGAACCATAGTTTTCCAaaaattttctccactaaggagaaatatagcagagAGCAGTAATAACCAGCAAAAATTAATAATTATATATTCGATTTTCGCATCACAAAAATCTAACAGCCTGGAACTCAATTATTAGTAACATTTGCAGTATCTGTAATATAAGTTATCACAATTGTGAAAACTTTCTACAACATTTGTTTCCATACTGCGATACTCCACGATAAGTAGAGTAGATGCAAGCCATCATCACAGGTGTGGAACTATGTGAGTTTTTTGAATCATAACCCTGCATTTCAGAGTGCCAAGCCCTCAATCATGGATCGAATGCTCGTACGATCGCCGAATGCGTAGCTTATTCGCAGTCACCCTTTTAAGAGAAACAGATGCCTCTTCCGCTGCTCTGCGATCGACTTCAATGTTGTCGTCGGTAAGCCGATAATCAGGTGAGAGCTCATGATGCTCCTTATGTTTCTTCACATACCAGATTTTCCTATGGCACCGTCGAGCGGTATGTCGAACAACAAATTAGAGAATGCATCGCTTTGATTCAATTCACCTAACGTCACACAGGAATCGGATGTCGCTTCGCCGACTATTTTGACCTATCCAGCGTCATACAAATCAGCTTAATTAGTTTGATCGGTCAGCTATGCTCAAGCATTACCCACCACAGTttgtttcgtttcactgaatcgtacgctgctTCGAAATCCACACCCAGATATGAGTCTGAAAGTTATATTCCACAAATTTATCGTCATTCACTTCTGGTGTAGAACTTCTATCCATAGCTCCCAACGGTACCAGTAAGGGTATAAGCAACTTTTGTAGAGATAgagtaaccaaccccggtgggaaaaCTAAAAAGCGTCTGTCCTCCATGTTAGGAGCGGCTATAAACAGTGTATGCCTTTGAGAATGTTCGAAAGGTAAAGTTGagtattatttcaataacaaggTATCTAGATAAATATCCACTGATCAAGatcagttttatttttttgtagaaaagctctagaaaaaatcaattcttcaaaaataaATCTTAATGAAGCCACTCGCAAAGAGCTGTAAGAGTTGTAAAGACATTTTACGGTACATTCtatcaaaaacttcaaaaaaaaattgtcggcaacaatatgaatattttatgatggCAGATGGTGACAGCTGAAATTTTGCTGTGGTTAGTCCAGGTCTTTATAACCGCAATCCGGGGAATTTCATGGAACGTCATACAGCGCCATCTACATCAATTTTAGCTAAATTTAACCTGAGATATTTTACCGATGATTCTAAACCGACCAAATGCATATTAGAGCACTAGTGCGTACACCATTTAGTAACTCAGCATGCCTTATCGCGACAAGCTTATTCTGGGAAAATGTTCTAGCAGAAAATCGTTCCGAGTTGAGTTTCCGAGCGAACTAAAGGACGCTGCACTCAAATCGTCTACTTGGCCAACTGGAGTACTCGTTCGGGAATTTAATTTCGCCCAATCAAAGCCGGATAGATTTCGCTAATAGGATACCGGGATGCACAGCCGCTTGTATTATGGAAGCCTTGATCCCCCCCCCTCACAGTCCAGCtactgcagccagcgttcaccagtcgtcccggtcctgcatACGGGAGTGGAGAAACTTACAACCACGCCAAGTATATATCCATTTCGAAAAGTTTAAGCGCTGAAATGTTGCCCGCTTAGTTGCTTCCCAGCAACCCACCCAGCTGTTTACGAGAGGTACCTAGTCCAGCTGCATTGCATACATCCCACGAAATCTCGTCTCTTCGGTCACCGGGACGCATATTTTCCACCAGTCGTGAGGAAGCCCTTAGTCCCCTATCACAGTCGAGCCCatccagccagcgaccagcagccgtcccggtTCTGGGCGGTGTGGCTTCTTGACAGTTACAGCTCAGCAACGCTACTGCAAATCCAGGCCCgcgcgcagaaaattctcaaggggaggggtttgattttttaacgtttattttaaaagaaacgtacataaaccctcaaactttgaagtttattttaaaagaaacgtacataaaccctcaaactttgaagattttttcagaggcctggacctagtcttgtgatgagcgagtaaaggcgctttaacctaggctctttagccagggcaaggtgtaaatacctctgtcccatcccaaaggaccaaagaagtgacattaaccttcttagccaagtcactcccaacggtTTATCCTAACCCCCTATaatctgaaacggtcggtacggttgtcctcgtttcttcctcattcaagtttcaaaacgattcgttggttgaattgttcactaagtgaataattcaattgccgtataatattgaaacatcttcaaacacaactctgcacagtaggcctggccgttttaatatttgcgacatattataatatgcttcaaatattaatgttgacaagaaaaacactaaagaataactgcagtgttttccaggatgcttttcaatactggctgtgtaagggttagaatagaatagaatagaggcctggacctagtcttgtgaaccaaacgactctgctcaacaaattgggtgaatgtttgttatcgagaagaagtcatcaaaagacaccgctgcatagtggtcggaaaccccaaaaacgcgaacttaattcactagaggccaaaccatcgaatatattcacagggtatctttggacgaatcGTTCGTAAGGCATGGCTTACTgcgatcaaattaaaaaaatgaactttttatgctgacttttatgtcttcgacaaagttttagaaatgctcgtagtaaagaattttgttgaactagttgaatttgtaggatttaatgttatcgatttgtaaagcgttttctatggcaacaccctcaaatttagtttttttaatataactttttacactGTGACTTTTTGTGCAAACCGTGCTCTAGACAAATAtggaggcattaaaaccacataatattgttgaaaactgtaagtgaaaatatccaagtaaaaacattacaaaatgagcttaaaaccttcttacctttattatgcgtagtccggacattgaaaatagtgcctgctcgtccactttggtttgcacctttctctcttatacgcagttgaagttggtgcaaaaaaaaaaataaaactcttcaataactctaaaacgaatgagtatttttacaagaggtgtgcgcggcgccgccgatttcaggtaaaatttttatatgcattgttcaacaatatttttacatgcagtcttcaacaataatttaatttttacatgcagtcttcaacaatattatgttgtgttaatacctcaacatttgtctggaacatcgtttgcacgaaaagtcacagtgaaaaaagctatattaaatagctaaatttaaggggtttgccttagaaaaacgctttaaaaatcgataacattaagtcctacaagctcaagttgttcaacaaaattcttcattatgagcattcctaaaacttggtcgaagacaccaactttctacctcgtcagtaaaaaaaagttaatttttctatttcaatcatagtaagccatgcctcaatttaatttttatcaggttttGGGGAATATacttacgaacaattcctccaaagataccctatgaatatattcaataatttagcctctagtgacgtttttggcatttccgaccactgtgcgttgcctgctggctcgtggtggattcggattggtttgtagtagttggactaaacttaaacctcttgtatctcgtaatcctcatccatccgggacaaccgttaagtactgctttagtaaggaatgtgttcttgcttattttgttttgtgtgaatcgttatgtttttatccatagctacttttccttacttgctgtcaaaCCTTCGAGATATATCTCACCtactcaggtctgctgcaaatatcgtacccTGTTGAAACATGAACCGGCCTgggggtgtcgaccataaggatttacatctgtttacaatcaccttcgccgggtttcttatccttctttgTGCTATTCGtccctatttatctgctagctggagCTGATAACTTCTtggcggcagtatttcaccctataccgatgccaattttcgcgatccatttcgctgccactctaacggaataatcatcggcggtaaacattttctagacaacgatatcccgattttctccaacttcgtgtttttcgtgtatcgaagcttgtcgatacgttaaccgatccttcagagaagccgtccaacttgacatacatccctttccagccaccctcgcaaagttttgtcgttggtttcttcattgacttgtttctaaaGTGACCGAactaaaatgacattttatgtgtccaaacggtttgcagtattttattttcatggacaggaagataataaatttttaaaagtaattcaaagcgatcatggggggggggggggtttgaaccaccaaccccccccccctccccgtgCGCACGGGCCTGTGCAAATCTATTCTAATTCTATTGCCAAGGAGAATAACCGTCATCTTGgtctttgttttgtcagcgatcaggtttcTTCTACATTGTAGTGATGACTCCCTCTAATGATTCAATCAAAGCAAGCGTAGTGCGTCGGACGCGTGAAATTTTCGCTCCCGTTAAGGTTTTTTTAGAATCGGTAAAGATTTTGAATGTTAGATTTTCGAACGGTTTTCGGTTTCTCTTAAAGTGGATGCTACTAGCGTTGAAATGTTGATCGGGTGCATCGGCGAGTCAGTGAATCTGGGAAGTTTCAGTGATGTAAAAGTTGCCAGTGTCCGCGGGTTTCGGGAAGAATTGCCACGAAAGAGATTAGTCAATCGACAGTTCGTCAGGTTCGCGGGA is part of the Topomyia yanbarensis strain Yona2022 chromosome 1, ASM3024719v1, whole genome shotgun sequence genome and encodes:
- the LOC131682146 gene encoding anoctamin-5-like isoform X2 is translated as MNSVYQKVNQLEDGEERDLTDTVSSQHHHHQHQQTQQLLFQSRPPRITTSSGSLDYDYYEDMDERDSIYLDAVSVSSDGNPNRKSLYLSRQTVYHSAEELPLDSVNGGGVNDDDTLRSVKTTTESLLNDSRANGGLVNMPYEPRVNSASAAGVGGVGGGILKRPGLTTKYNEETWNRFQDGRRVVDFILAFNGQDPCELAARKRAIFQQNLIHEGLEIELESSQRIHFVKIHVPQEVVSRYCEIMKMHMPIVKLKEQENILPKDFSLSDTLARLFRRPLFKFVIIDRDKFRKKEYRLQHEYCREKSYLFDDSQADFFTPTIRISVAHFILQRTYFSDSEEEKFDIGLRKLLNDGVYLDAYPLHDGSPDLPELECQRTLLLEEWASVVRWIKHQPLDHIKEYFGVKVAMYFAWLGFYTHMLISASVVGLICFFYGLLTFRSNRISQEICNDSGTVMCPQCDAKCDYWYLNSTCTTSQLAHIFDNNLTIVFAVFMSIWATLYLEMWKRYSSAIQHSWGVTDYCSLAEPPRPQYLARLKDSKKTIFNIVTGTQEPSPPFWTKRLPSFIYSYSVIFLFIVLAIGAVFGIVIYRMSLMTSRNIYGSPDAVSTKLLLLPATAAVINLLVSTVLNYVYDYVAVYMTDIEYRRTQSEYNESLTLKIYLFQFINYYTSIFYIAFMKGKFTGYPAKYNRILTFRQEECSPGGCLMELCIQLAIIMVGKQLISLVLEILLPFLWQKFREFRSVLGIESEDSENGEKLICCNQWTKDFTLISWHDRSLFEEYLKMIIQYGFITIFVVAFPLAPLFALLNNVFETRLDAKKFLLYYKRSVPQRVRDIGIWYNVMHVLGKIAVISSAFIIAFSSNFIPRLVYMYVVSPTKTDNGFVNHTLAYFNVSDFESGVAPLQSNYENVTVCRYQEYRNPPGVERAYKRPLIYWHILAIRLAFVVIYQNVVSFVQIVVAWAIPDTPGRLQDQIKREQYLTNEFIIQQEKLRTNRKCRDVSLQRNGSVVVRQQSSTDEYGGGPASLTEDDEDEYAMRQRRRPNSDPYHHEPFQECDIVTSRV
- the LOC131682146 gene encoding anoctamin-1-like isoform X3, with translation MIPVFVPLLKPLALTPMMTTWNRFQDGRRVVDFILAFNGQDPCELAARKRAIFQQNLIHEGLEIELESSQRIHFVKIHVPQEVVSRYCEIMKMHMPIVKLKEQENILPKDFSLSDTLARLFRRPLFKFVIIDRDKFRKKEYRLQHEYCREKSYLFDDSQADFFTPTIRISVAHFILQRTYFSDSEEEKFDIGLRKLLNDGVYLDAYPLHDGSPDLPELECQRTLLLEEWASVVRWIKHQPLDHIKEYFGVKVAMYFAWLGFYTHMLISASVVGLICFFYGLLTFRSNRISQEICNDSGTVMCPQCDAKCDYWYLNSTCTTSQLAHIFDNNLTIVFAVFMSIWATLYLEMWKRYSSAIQHSWGVTDYCSLAEPPRPQYLARLKDSKKTIFNIVTGTQEPSPPFWTKRLPSFIYSYSVIFLFIVLAIGAVFGIVIYRMSLMTSRNIYGSPDAVSTKLLLLPATAAVINLLVSTVLNYVYDYVAVYMTDIEYRRTQSEYNESLTLKIYLFQFINYYTSIFYIAFMKGKFTGYPAKYNRILTFRQEECSPGGCLMELCIQLAIIMVGKQLISLVLEILLPFLWQKFREFRSVLGIESEDSENGEKLICCNQWTKDFTLISWHDRSLFEEYLKMIIQYGFITIFVVAFPLAPLFALLNNVFETRLDAKKFLLYYKRSVPQRVRDIGIWYNVMHVLGKIAVISSAFIIAFSSNFIPRLVYMYVVSPTKTDNGFVNHTLAYFNVSDFESGVAPLQSNYENVTVCRYQEYRNPPGVERAYKRPLIYWHILAIRLAFVVIYQNVVSFVQIVVAWAIPDTPGRLQDQIKREQYLTNEFIIQQEKLRTNRKCRDVSLQRNGSVVVRQQSSTDEYGGGPASLTEDDEDEYAMRQRRRPNSDPYHHEPFQECDIVTSRV
- the LOC131682146 gene encoding anoctamin-1-like isoform X4, whose translation is MCKICEELHKDCKGTWNRFQDGRRVVDFILAFNGQDPCELAARKRAIFQQNLIHEGLEIELESSQRIHFVKIHVPQEVVSRYCEIMKMHMPIVKLKEQENILPKDFSLSDTLARLFRRPLFKFVIIDRDKFRKKEYRLQHEYCREKSYLFDDSQADFFTPTIRISVAHFILQRTYFSDSEEEKFDIGLRKLLNDGVYLDAYPLHDGSPDLPELECQRTLLLEEWASVVRWIKHQPLDHIKEYFGVKVAMYFAWLGFYTHMLISASVVGLICFFYGLLTFRSNRISQEICNDSGTVMCPQCDAKCDYWYLNSTCTTSQLAHIFDNNLTIVFAVFMSIWATLYLEMWKRYSSAIQHSWGVTDYCSLAEPPRPQYLARLKDSKKTIFNIVTGTQEPSPPFWTKRLPSFIYSYSVIFLFIVLAIGAVFGIVIYRMSLMTSRNIYGSPDAVSTKLLLLPATAAVINLLVSTVLNYVYDYVAVYMTDIEYRRTQSEYNESLTLKIYLFQFINYYTSIFYIAFMKGKFTGYPAKYNRILTFRQEECSPGGCLMELCIQLAIIMVGKQLISLVLEILLPFLWQKFREFRSVLGIESEDSENGEKLICCNQWTKDFTLISWHDRSLFEEYLKMIIQYGFITIFVVAFPLAPLFALLNNVFETRLDAKKFLLYYKRSVPQRVRDIGIWYNVMHVLGKIAVISSAFIIAFSSNFIPRLVYMYVVSPTKTDNGFVNHTLAYFNVSDFESGVAPLQSNYENVTVCRYQEYRNPPGVERAYKRPLIYWHILAIRLAFVVIYQNVVSFVQIVVAWAIPDTPGRLQDQIKREQYLTNEFIIQQEKLRTNRKCRDVSLQRNGSVVVRQQSSTDEYGGGPASLTEDDEDEYAMRQRRRPNSDPYHHEPFQECDIVTSRV
- the LOC131682146 gene encoding anoctamin-1-like isoform X1, encoding MNSVYQKVNQLEDGEERDLTDTVSSQHHHHQHQQTQQLLFQSRPPRITTSSGSLDYDYYEDMDERDSIYLDAVSVSSDGNPNRKSLYLSRQTVYHSAEELPLDSVNGGGVNDDDTLRSVKTTTESLLNDSRANGGLVNMPYEPRVNSASAAGVGGVGGGILKRPGLTTKYNEEVVNHDSSFRSTSQTISTNTDDDRKHEPRQIVTYSLWKSRTWNRFQDGRRVVDFILAFNGQDPCELAARKRAIFQQNLIHEGLEIELESSQRIHFVKIHVPQEVVSRYCEIMKMHMPIVKLKEQENILPKDFSLSDTLARLFRRPLFKFVIIDRDKFRKKEYRLQHEYCREKSYLFDDSQADFFTPTIRISVAHFILQRTYFSDSEEEKFDIGLRKLLNDGVYLDAYPLHDGSPDLPELECQRTLLLEEWASVVRWIKHQPLDHIKEYFGVKVAMYFAWLGFYTHMLISASVVGLICFFYGLLTFRSNRISQEICNDSGTVMCPQCDAKCDYWYLNSTCTTSQLAHIFDNNLTIVFAVFMSIWATLYLEMWKRYSSAIQHSWGVTDYCSLAEPPRPQYLARLKDSKKTIFNIVTGTQEPSPPFWTKRLPSFIYSYSVIFLFIVLAIGAVFGIVIYRMSLMTSRNIYGSPDAVSTKLLLLPATAAVINLLVSTVLNYVYDYVAVYMTDIEYRRTQSEYNESLTLKIYLFQFINYYTSIFYIAFMKGKFTGYPAKYNRILTFRQEECSPGGCLMELCIQLAIIMVGKQLISLVLEILLPFLWQKFREFRSVLGIESEDSENGEKLICCNQWTKDFTLISWHDRSLFEEYLKMIIQYGFITIFVVAFPLAPLFALLNNVFETRLDAKKFLLYYKRSVPQRVRDIGIWYNVMHVLGKIAVISSAFIIAFSSNFIPRLVYMYVVSPTKTDNGFVNHTLAYFNVSDFESGVAPLQSNYENVTVCRYQEYRNPPGVERAYKRPLIYWHILAIRLAFVVIYQNVVSFVQIVVAWAIPDTPGRLQDQIKREQYLTNEFIIQQEKLRTNRKCRDVSLQRNGSVVVRQQSSTDEYGGGPASLTEDDEDEYAMRQRRRPNSDPYHHEPFQECDIVTSRV